The nucleotide sequence AATTTTGGAGATGGTATGCTCCTTATCCCCTGGATTGATCCTTTCGGGGGAATAGCCTACATAAAAATCTTGATTAAACTTCAGTCCAGAGCCATTTTCCAAAACAGGCACACATTCATCTTCGGTTACACCTGGATATACCGTAGATTCATAAATCACGACATCTCCCTGCTTTAAAAACTTGGCTACAGTCTTTGAGGCGGCTAACATAGGGCTTAAAACAGGCCTATTATGCTTATCCGTAGGAGTCGGCACGGTAATAATAAACACATTACAATCACTTAATGCTTCCGCATCATCGCTGGGAAAAAATCCAGGAGTATTGGAAGCTGCTGATTTATCCTTGATTAATACGGACTGAAGTAAATCATTTTCGACTTCCAGGGTATGGTCTATTCCCAAACCCAATTCATCAATACGTTTTTTAGAAATATCAAATCCAACAGTGGAGTACCTTTTGGCAAATTCAACTGCCAATGGTAACCCTACATAGCCCAAGCCAATAACCGCTATCCTGCTTTGATTTAACAAAAAAATAGGTGATGTCATACTTTTCTTCAATGGTGATTTTTAAACTTTGAATAAACAAAAGGCCAATGATCATCTCTCAAAACATTACCCTTCTGATATCGCAAAGGCTAGAATCCCTGACCAGGAAAACGCTCCTAAATCACTTAGCCTAATTCAATCGGCTAAATTATCAATATTATACATTGAAATTTAATTAAAGCCAATAAATTATTAATTACCTCAAGGAATTAAGCCTACGAGCTGGTCCGTATTTGCAATGCGGACCTTTAAATAATGGGAATTTGTAATGCCCTAACTCCGTTACTCCAAGTCTCTAGCGCAGCGTTAACTTGGACCTACTAAACCACTATGCACTAGAAGTGCATAGGTTTGTTCAAGAATGAAATTCTGATACTTACTCTAGGATAAAATTATCCTGATCGTCAGTATTCGAGATGTCACGATAGTGTTCTAAATACTCTTCGTTGTCCCGTCAGCTGAGCTGCGGGACCCAAGCAGATATGCTTTTGCTCTGCGAGCCTTAAATACAGGAGTCTCCGACTCCTCTAAGAATATTTCTAATGCTTTTACAGATTTAAAATATGGAAATAACAAAGAGGATTTTAAATCCTCTCCTACTATTCTTCGACTTTGCAAAAGTCGAACAGCCTTTAGGCCTTAGACATTCAGCATTCGGCATTACTAAACTTCGTTGTCCCGCCAGCTGAGCTGCGGGACCCAAGCAGGTCCGCTTTTGTTCTACGAGCCTTTAAATACAGGAGTCCCCTGACTCCTCTACGAATATTTCAAATGCTTTTCCAAATTTACAATCTGGAAATAATAATAAAAGAGGATTTAAAATCCTCTTCTACTATTATTCGACTTTGCAAAAGTCGAACAGCTTTTGGCCTTAGGCTTTCCGCATTCGGCTTCCCTTCACATTCAATCTACCAAATCCGGCTTTTCCTTTTCCAATTTCTCAAATACCTTCTTCACATCCTGCGCCTTTTCTTTTTGTAATATCAGAATGGCATCTTTTGTCTGTATAAACATCGTATTCTTAAGCCCTACAAACTCTGTATGTAAATCTGTGCCAATTACCATATTTCCGTCCTCATCCGACTGATAACCATGGTTTTCCAAATACTCAAAAACTGACTCAAATGAGCCCATATCAGACCAAGAAAATGCTGAAGGAACTACTTTTATTTTTGAAGACCGTTCCATCACAGCAAAATCAACTGAGGTAGAAGGTATTTTTAAAGATTTTTCGTAGTCCAAAAACACATCTTCAGCACTGTCTATCACTACCTTGGAATACTTCAGCACTTGAGGTTCAAAACGCCCCAATTCTTCCAAGAATACACCAGCTTTAAAACAAAACATTCCGGAGTTCCACAGAAAATTTCCTTTTTTCAAAAATCTCTCTGCAGTATCCAAGTTGGGCTTTTCCCTAAAGCTTTTCACTTCCTCTCCCTCTGATTCAATATATCCATAGCCTGTTTCAGGATGATCTGGCTTTAATCCAAAAGTGACAATATGATCCTTTTTT is from Echinicola marina and encodes:
- a CDS encoding mannose-1-phosphate guanylyltransferase → MKIINVVLSGGVGSRLWPLSRKSCPKQYLPIFEGNTLFQKTVQRNQAFCEELMIVGNKNNFMLSRKDLEGLGIINYIEIVEACRRNTAAAIAFAALSAKPEDVLFVTPSDHLIDAGENYTASVHRAIELAKKDHIVTFGLKPDHPETGYGYIESEGEEVKSFREKPNLDTAERFLKKGNFLWNSGMFCFKAGVFLEELGRFEPQVLKYSKVVIDSAEDVFLDYEKSLKIPSTSVDFAVMERSSKIKVVPSAFSWSDMGSFESVFEYLENHGYQSDEDGNMVIGTDLHTEFVGLKNTMFIQTKDAILILQKEKAQDVKKVFEKLEKEKPDLVD